One stretch of Armatimonadota bacterium DNA includes these proteins:
- a CDS encoding pentapeptide repeat-containing protein, whose protein sequence is MDNKLAIWEGMKSGRDLSGLKEELVNGRLDMRGLKLAEPSVVNVQEIEGVEVGELTWYTELERFHWNGIDYTGSTLPALYLINGTVEDCVFDDCVFHDLRVWGTRLENVSFRRANLRGAALGTMEDGYCDTYVNVDFTQADLRRAFSHKSTFTNCIFRNTRLRKVEFWGSNFIDCVFEGELREVIFARDAWPPGEFPPNEMINVDLRKAQLRWCDFRRLDLGRVLFPEDCAHFILNRYPETLTRLIAHYRPRRELAWRRVVTMCEHDLGWTGDRQRFAVWNNQDIVDRAGEDGLNEILDLLRSWGVLRTAQEVNAMDPKDRLLP, encoded by the coding sequence ATGGATAACAAACTCGCAATCTGGGAGGGGATGAAATCGGGCCGGGACCTCAGCGGACTGAAGGAGGAACTCGTCAATGGCCGGCTCGACATGCGTGGCCTCAAGCTGGCCGAGCCCTCCGTCGTTAACGTCCAGGAAATCGAAGGCGTAGAAGTGGGTGAGCTCACGTGGTACACGGAGCTTGAGCGATTCCACTGGAACGGCATCGACTACACCGGTTCCACCCTCCCGGCCCTGTACCTCATCAACGGGACTGTTGAGGATTGCGTGTTCGATGATTGTGTGTTTCACGACCTGCGCGTATGGGGCACGCGGCTCGAGAACGTCAGTTTCCGCAGGGCAAATCTGCGGGGCGCTGCGCTCGGCACCATGGAGGACGGCTACTGCGACACGTACGTGAATGTCGACTTCACCCAGGCTGACCTGCGCCGGGCGTTTTCGCACAAATCTACATTTACCAACTGCATCTTCAGAAATACCCGACTCAGGAAGGTCGAGTTTTGGGGCAGCAATTTTATCGATTGCGTCTTTGAAGGTGAACTGCGCGAAGTGATCTTCGCGCGCGATGCCTGGCCACCCGGCGAGTTTCCTCCAAACGAGATGATCAACGTCGATTTGCGGAAGGCGCAACTGCGCTGGTGTGATTTCAGGCGCCTCGACCTGGGCCGGGTGCTGTTTCCCGAAGATTGCGCGCATTTTATCCTAAACCGATACCCGGAAACGCTGACTCGCCTCATCGCACACTACCGCCCTCGTCGAGAACTCGCCTGGCGCCGAGTGGTCACGATGTGCGAACACGATCTCGGGTGGACCGGCGACCGGCAGCGTTTTGCTGTCTGGAACAACCAGGATATCGTCGATCGGGCTGGTGAAGACGGCCTCAACGAGATTCTCGACCTGCTGCGCAGCTGGGGCGTATTGCGCACCGCGCAGGAAGTGAATGCCATGGACCCGAAGGACCGGCTGCTGCCGTAG
- the secG gene encoding preprotein translocase subunit SecG produces the protein MHYLYILLLATQFCSGLILIVIVATLESKNEGLTGQIGSTVASSFKGKVGREERMNNLTRRIATVFMVVSILVAVGANRW, from the coding sequence ATGCACTATCTCTACATCCTTCTGCTCGCCACGCAGTTCTGCAGCGGGCTCATCCTTATCGTAATCGTAGCAACACTGGAGAGCAAGAACGAAGGCCTTACCGGCCAGATCGGCTCAACCGTTGCTTCCTCTTTCAAGGGCAAAGTCGGCCGCGAAGAGCGTATGAACAACCTTACGCGCCGCATCGCCACCGTCTTTATGGTGGTATCCATTCTGGTGGCCGTCGGCGCAAATCGCTGGTAG
- a CDS encoding twin-arginine translocase TatA/TatE family subunit → MLAFFDSPIQLVVVMIVLLLVFGPQKLPEIGQQLGRALRELKKVTHEFSSSLTSEEPWDAHRDTPSWQHDPYADGHGGTSDEQPRTESWRGLESGSEYEPWQPGQIAPPVNSHGAPLGDYASPALADPDEPFGAEHRTTAPATPPAPVTNNPPTGAVPR, encoded by the coding sequence ATGCTCGCCTTTTTCGACAGCCCGATCCAGCTTGTGGTGGTAATGATCGTGCTGCTGCTTGTGTTCGGACCGCAAAAGCTGCCCGAAATCGGCCAGCAGCTCGGCAGAGCGCTGCGTGAATTGAAGAAGGTTACACACGAGTTCAGCAGTTCGCTCACCAGCGAGGAGCCGTGGGACGCCCATCGCGATACTCCCTCGTGGCAGCACGATCCGTATGCCGATGGTCATGGCGGGACCAGTGACGAGCAGCCACGTACCGAATCGTGGCGCGGGCTGGAGAGCGGCAGCGAGTATGAGCCGTGGCAGCCCGGGCAGATAGCGCCGCCGGTAAACAGTCACGGCGCGCCGCTCGGCGACTATGCCAGCCCGGCGCTGGCCGATCCCGATGAACCCTTCGGAGCCGAGCACCGCACAACGGCGCCTGCCACGCCGCCGGCGCCCGTCACGAACAACCCGCCGACCGGCGCCGTGCCACGGTAG
- a CDS encoding FtsW/RodA/SpoVE family cell cycle protein: MDGTLKPRKQTGIGAEALLSIAACAVVLVGALLALAAGLATGPGRGAIDVNTASAVQISTALSIPPAAAAAVVAARENRGSFPADDAALLIIRKSSPADVPPARLIVVRTATQVAVPFLTAFGLLALVFVVGPWLLPKENRGDPFLFPLALLLSGLGAVMLFCVKDPFRDREVYLHQMLAMVAALAAFVCATRMSATFRDSLRRTGYVSVLIAFLLAIALLLFGHGPGGIRLDLLGVQPVEAIKILVVLSAAAYLATHSRSLAAMEGRHGMGLRFQDAAPPAVMFGVALGMFLILRDLGPALLLFGAGMALFYVATGRSAFLAFGLALAVGGALLAYQSHVGVFSMRVDMWLHPWHNRYRNGLHLAQSYWAIATGGVEGCGLGLGLSAVLPRAGSDMALASWCEQTGLVGAFSIIVLFAVLLWRGLRIAEQAATEYDRLLAAGFALLAGLQALLVSAGVTGAAPLTGAPLPFFAYGGTALVASWFMLGVLYSISRRPARRPSAGAGSSGAPVKLLAISIGGLLVLGIGLLRLGELCTFGADSAAARAAVTPDADGVLRPHRNPRILAVERMTPRGSIYDSQGRVIATSSVAEAAATGLPGAAAAVRRAGRFYPYGAALAHPVGFYCASTGAASGLEERYNGTLRGWNSDAQALQIWRNRALPGSHTLHGSALRLTLDADLQKAIWESATKLDAASGTSGIAFTMLNARTGAVIASVSLPAFDPNAAAAGRQTGASAVAAATLDRAVNGLYPPGSTFKIATAAYMLSQLPAMEARRILCNRVSGRLRWSYRGAVYSRSNIHDDPGDPAFGSIGISTAFRVSSNIYFATQASRFPPDSFRSFLQSALRFHHVPPEPEFAANLADIGYGQGAMVVTPLELARLCAATANGGMMPAPKMLAASEVGGSWVAPAVTPARTAFSVATAGQIVRLMRSVVTGGTARGDFGGIGLTVAGKTGTAQTGSGPPDSLFVGFAPYPPDAGSAAFACVVEHGGYGRGAAASLCRKALQTWRAEPP; encoded by the coding sequence ATGGATGGCACGCTGAAACCTCGCAAACAGACCGGTATCGGCGCCGAGGCGCTGCTCTCCATCGCTGCGTGCGCGGTGGTGCTCGTCGGCGCCTTGCTGGCGCTTGCCGCAGGGTTGGCCACCGGTCCCGGTCGCGGCGCAATTGATGTAAATACGGCCTCTGCGGTTCAGATTTCCACCGCACTTTCCATTCCACCAGCCGCGGCAGCGGCGGTGGTGGCCGCACGTGAGAACCGTGGCAGTTTCCCGGCCGACGATGCGGCGCTGCTCATCATCCGCAAGAGCAGCCCGGCTGACGTTCCGCCCGCAAGGCTTATCGTTGTGCGCACAGCCACACAGGTTGCCGTGCCATTCCTCACCGCATTTGGTCTACTGGCGCTGGTATTTGTGGTTGGACCGTGGCTGCTGCCCAAAGAGAACCGCGGCGACCCGTTTCTGTTTCCACTGGCGCTGCTGCTCTCCGGCCTTGGCGCTGTGATGCTCTTCTGCGTCAAGGATCCGTTTCGTGACCGCGAAGTATATCTGCACCAGATGCTTGCAATGGTCGCGGCGCTGGCGGCATTCGTATGCGCCACTCGCATGAGCGCCACGTTCCGCGATTCCCTCCGCCGCACCGGATACGTCTCGGTGCTTATTGCTTTCTTGCTGGCGATTGCGTTACTGCTATTCGGGCACGGCCCCGGCGGAATCCGCCTTGACCTGCTGGGCGTTCAGCCCGTGGAGGCGATCAAGATTCTAGTGGTCCTCTCTGCAGCCGCGTATCTGGCCACCCACAGCCGCAGCCTGGCTGCCATGGAAGGGCGGCATGGCATGGGTTTAAGGTTTCAGGATGCCGCTCCGCCCGCCGTGATGTTTGGTGTGGCGCTGGGTATGTTTCTCATACTCCGCGATCTGGGGCCTGCCCTGCTGCTGTTCGGCGCCGGTATGGCGCTCTTCTATGTGGCCACGGGGCGCTCTGCATTTCTCGCGTTCGGCCTCGCGCTGGCCGTGGGCGGCGCACTTTTGGCCTACCAGAGCCATGTGGGCGTGTTCTCGATGCGCGTCGACATGTGGCTGCATCCGTGGCACAATCGGTACCGGAATGGGCTGCATCTGGCGCAGTCGTATTGGGCAATAGCCACCGGTGGAGTCGAGGGCTGCGGGCTTGGACTCGGCCTCTCGGCGGTTCTGCCGAGGGCAGGCTCCGACATGGCGCTGGCCAGCTGGTGTGAACAGACCGGCCTGGTCGGTGCGTTCAGCATCATCGTGCTCTTTGCAGTGCTTTTGTGGCGCGGCCTGCGAATTGCGGAGCAAGCGGCTACGGAGTACGACCGGCTGCTCGCGGCCGGCTTCGCTCTTCTTGCCGGTCTGCAGGCGCTGCTGGTGTCGGCCGGCGTCACAGGCGCGGCGCCACTTACCGGTGCGCCGCTTCCATTTTTTGCATATGGCGGCACCGCACTGGTCGCATCCTGGTTCATGCTCGGCGTGCTGTATTCCATATCGCGGAGACCGGCGCGCCGGCCGTCGGCCGGCGCCGGCAGCTCCGGGGCGCCTGTCAAACTGCTCGCCATTTCAATCGGTGGTCTGCTTGTGCTGGGCATCGGCCTGCTGCGCTTAGGCGAGCTATGCACGTTCGGAGCCGACTCGGCTGCTGCGCGAGCCGCGGTTACGCCGGATGCCGACGGCGTTCTGCGCCCACATCGCAACCCACGAATCCTGGCGGTGGAGCGGATGACGCCGCGCGGCAGCATCTACGATTCCCAGGGGCGCGTCATCGCAACATCCAGCGTGGCGGAAGCCGCCGCTACCGGACTGCCTGGCGCAGCGGCGGCCGTGCGTCGTGCCGGCCGTTTCTACCCATACGGAGCTGCGCTGGCGCATCCGGTTGGCTTCTATTGCGCATCAACGGGCGCCGCTTCGGGACTCGAGGAGCGCTACAACGGCACACTGCGAGGATGGAACTCCGATGCGCAGGCGCTGCAGATCTGGCGCAATCGCGCTCTGCCGGGCAGCCACACGCTGCATGGCAGCGCGCTGCGTCTCACGCTGGATGCCGATTTGCAGAAAGCGATCTGGGAGTCGGCCACTAAACTCGATGCAGCATCCGGAACCTCCGGCATCGCCTTCACCATGCTCAACGCCAGAACAGGCGCCGTCATCGCCTCCGTAAGCCTGCCTGCGTTCGATCCAAACGCCGCGGCAGCCGGCCGCCAAACCGGAGCTTCCGCAGTCGCGGCTGCAACGCTGGATCGCGCCGTGAACGGCCTCTATCCGCCAGGGTCCACGTTCAAGATTGCCACTGCAGCGTACATGCTCTCGCAACTGCCGGCGATGGAGGCACGGCGCATCCTCTGCAACCGCGTGAGCGGCCGGCTCCGCTGGAGTTATCGCGGCGCCGTCTACAGCCGATCCAACATCCACGACGATCCGGGCGACCCGGCATTCGGATCCATCGGCATCTCGACGGCGTTTCGCGTCTCGTCCAACATCTACTTTGCAACGCAGGCTTCCCGGTTTCCGCCGGATTCCTTTCGGAGTTTTCTCCAGTCTGCGCTAAGGTTTCACCACGTGCCGCCTGAGCCGGAATTTGCGGCCAATCTGGCGGATATTGGCTACGGGCAGGGCGCCATGGTGGTGACGCCGCTGGAGCTGGCTCGGCTGTGTGCCGCCACTGCCAACGGAGGGATGATGCCCGCGCCGAAGATGCTGGCGGCGTCTGAAGTCGGAGGCAGTTGGGTGGCGCCTGCGGTCACACCTGCTCGAACGGCATTCAGCGTAGCCACAGCCGGCCAGATAGTGCGCCTGATGCGGAGCGTGGTCACCGGAGGTACAGCACGAGGCGATTTTGGCGGGATCGGGCTTACGGTCGCGGGCAAAACCGGCACGGCACAGACCGGCTCCGGACCGCCGGACTCGCTCTTTGTGGGTTTCGCGCCGTATCCGCCCGATGCCGGGAGCGCTGCTTTTGCGTGCGTGGTGGAGCACGGCGGATACGGGCGTGGAGCGGCAGCGAGCTTATGCCGCAAAGCGCTGCAGACATGGCGAGCGGAACCGCCGTAG
- a CDS encoding pentapeptide repeat-containing protein — translation MNEIQFEIWNRLVSGESLDGLNPARIDGRIDMRTIRVAEPIVTRTLQTPIGEARVLSGLTIIRNGSWRELDFTGATLPGLRLYYTTVRDCKFDECQLDRLRMWATDFRNVSFQRADLRGAVMGAAVDGRGDTYHAVDFTGADLRNTIHGDSAFVNCLFSDTRLTRVHFRGSNFTDCVFDGELREVIFSRDGLYPGKYPPNEMINVDLRKAQLRWCEFRSLDMDRVLYPEDDEHVVIDEYSGTLERLIAHLESDGGAAAGGLAAAYKNKLRWSGRHQRYGVLNRRDAADCVGVDSAGQLIDLLDGWGVLRATQEVNAMDPKDRLLP, via the coding sequence ATGAACGAAATCCAGTTCGAGATCTGGAACAGGCTCGTAAGCGGCGAGAGCCTGGATGGGCTCAACCCCGCCCGGATCGACGGGCGGATTGACATGCGCACGATCAGGGTGGCAGAGCCGATTGTAACCCGAACGCTCCAAACACCAATCGGCGAGGCGCGGGTCCTCAGCGGCCTGACGATCATTCGAAACGGTTCCTGGCGCGAACTCGACTTCACGGGCGCAACCCTGCCCGGGTTGAGGCTCTACTATACGACCGTCCGCGATTGCAAGTTCGACGAGTGCCAACTCGACCGCCTTCGCATGTGGGCGACCGATTTTAGGAACGTCAGCTTCCAGCGAGCCGATTTGCGGGGCGCCGTGATGGGAGCCGCGGTCGACGGCCGCGGAGATACGTACCATGCCGTCGATTTCACCGGCGCCGACCTGCGCAACACGATCCATGGCGACAGCGCTTTTGTCAACTGCCTGTTCAGCGACACCCGGCTGACGAGGGTGCATTTTCGCGGCAGCAACTTCACCGATTGCGTATTTGACGGAGAGCTGCGCGAGGTGATATTCAGCCGCGACGGCTTGTACCCTGGCAAGTACCCTCCAAACGAGATGATCAACGTCGATTTGCGAAAGGCGCAACTGCGCTGGTGCGAATTCAGGAGCCTTGACATGGACCGCGTGCTCTATCCCGAGGACGATGAGCACGTTGTCATTGATGAGTACAGCGGTACGCTTGAGCGATTGATTGCTCATCTTGAATCGGACGGTGGTGCGGCGGCAGGCGGCCTTGCCGCCGCCTACAAGAACAAGCTGAGGTGGTCCGGCCGACATCAGCGTTACGGCGTCCTCAACCGCCGGGATGCTGCCGATTGTGTCGGCGTCGACAGTGCCGGACAGCTCATCGACCTGCTTGACGGCTGGGGCGTATTGCGCGCCACGCAGGAAGTAAACGCCATGGACCCGAAGGACCGGCTGCTGCCGTAG
- a CDS encoding redoxin family protein, whose amino-acid sequence MPLFGLFALLAAVSSSSQHPVAGPAGSAPAFRLTSTTGAEVSIRTLAGHPAVLWFFCGCPWCHAAAASWRRRMRLAPPGTTTAVVFAGDAPAARRFASDTGLPALILPDPSLRVASSYHALLCPRVFVLSAGGRILYTNNGADDAPRTAAPALIAGRALALLSAAKQSGDGATGLAVHGEAGTVTQPGGVVRTVLGAVDALAMPVVSRSFTITNRTARPELLRLAPSCSCITARFSSAVPDGPMTLLPGASAKILVHLDALALTGGPFWKAVLVESGAGSAPYATLVLSGATRPAASFVPLLVAMNGAAGSSEVGVTQVTLGARLRAAVLRGVCSNPWVKVEPPPGGHAGAWRLTMPASAPGGMVVGAFWLEEALAGGHWRRVTAEAVLAGNRAGPIAALPAYVRLRPWSASQTYRLRLLGPAARLARLSLRRSPAAISASLSRDGSALTVKMLQRRSAPWQGEVLLAGGGSSVQVPVLPPSG is encoded by the coding sequence GTGCCGCTTTTCGGACTCTTTGCACTGCTCGCGGCTGTTTCGTCATCCTCGCAGCATCCCGTCGCTGGGCCGGCCGGTTCGGCGCCGGCATTCCGGCTGACGTCCACCACAGGTGCCGAGGTCTCCATTCGAACGCTTGCCGGGCATCCCGCTGTGCTCTGGTTTTTCTGCGGCTGTCCATGGTGCCACGCCGCGGCAGCCTCCTGGCGGCGGCGGATGAGGCTTGCTCCGCCCGGAACGACGACAGCCGTCGTATTTGCCGGCGATGCGCCGGCGGCCCGCCGCTTTGCCAGCGATACGGGCTTGCCGGCGTTGATACTGCCGGACCCATCCCTCCGCGTTGCCTCCAGCTACCACGCACTGCTCTGCCCGCGCGTGTTTGTACTCAGCGCGGGTGGCAGAATACTCTATACGAACAACGGCGCGGATGATGCGCCGCGCACGGCCGCTCCGGCCCTCATTGCGGGAAGAGCGCTGGCTTTACTGAGCGCGGCAAAGCAATCCGGCGACGGCGCGACGGGGTTAGCGGTGCATGGTGAAGCCGGAACGGTGACGCAGCCGGGCGGCGTGGTGCGCACCGTACTCGGCGCCGTGGACGCTCTGGCCATGCCGGTGGTCTCCCGTTCGTTCACGATCACCAATCGAACGGCGCGGCCCGAACTGCTAAGGCTAGCGCCGTCCTGCTCGTGTATCACCGCGCGGTTTTCGAGCGCCGTGCCAGACGGCCCAATGACGCTTCTGCCCGGTGCGTCGGCGAAGATCCTTGTGCATCTGGATGCACTGGCGCTGACCGGCGGTCCGTTCTGGAAGGCAGTTCTTGTAGAGTCCGGTGCAGGATCGGCGCCCTACGCCACGCTGGTGCTGAGCGGCGCCACACGTCCAGCAGCCTCATTTGTCCCGTTGTTGGTGGCGATGAACGGAGCCGCGGGCAGTTCAGAGGTCGGTGTGACCCAGGTCACTCTCGGAGCACGTCTACGTGCAGCAGTACTCCGTGGCGTGTGCTCCAACCCATGGGTCAAGGTAGAGCCGCCTCCCGGCGGGCACGCCGGCGCCTGGCGGTTGACGATGCCGGCATCGGCGCCCGGCGGCATGGTGGTTGGTGCGTTCTGGTTGGAAGAGGCGTTGGCCGGCGGGCATTGGCGCCGTGTGACCGCGGAGGCGGTGCTTGCCGGCAACCGTGCCGGACCGATCGCGGCGCTGCCGGCGTATGTGCGACTGCGCCCCTGGAGTGCTTCGCAGACGTACAGGCTGCGATTGCTCGGTCCTGCCGCTCGGCTGGCGCGATTGAGCTTGCGGCGCAGCCCGGCTGCGATTTCCGCGTCGCTTTCCAGGGATGGCTCCGCGCTGACCGTGAAGATGCTGCAGCGTCGCAGTGCTCCATGGCAGGGCGAGGTTCTGCTTGCCGGTGGTGGCAGCAGCGTTCAGGTGCCGGTGCTGCCTCCATCCGGCTGA
- a CDS encoding twin-arginine translocase TatA/TatE family subunit, translated as MLPLAFLTNPTEWFIIAAVVLLLFGGTKIPEMMRGLGQGMREFKHGMREEDDELKRDREARNAAAPAPPPPANATEAEIERRVQERLKQERDKQAPSA; from the coding sequence ATGTTACCACTGGCGTTTCTCACTAACCCAACAGAATGGTTTATTATCGCGGCCGTGGTGCTGCTCCTTTTCGGCGGCACCAAAATCCCTGAGATGATGCGCGGACTCGGTCAAGGCATGCGCGAGTTCAAACACGGCATGCGCGAAGAAGACGACGAACTGAAGCGAGACCGCGAGGCACGCAATGCTGCTGCGCCGGCCCCGCCGCCACCGGCAAACGCCACGGAGGCCGAGATCGAGCGGCGCGTGCAAGAGCGTCTGAAACAGGAGCGAGACAAACAGGCGCCCAGCGCCTGA